A genomic stretch from Bifidobacterium sp. ESL0769 includes:
- a CDS encoding glycoside hydrolase family 125 protein, which translates to MIAKAKKKPPESVTDFIQRIHALCGDEHALWSQTFDKAYVSTLTSALRLEDDGTTFALTGDIPAMWLRDSTAQVRPYLPIAANDPEMARIIGGLSRRQFFYITIDPYANAFNEFPNGASGNRDDQTDSDSPWIWERKYEVDSLCYPVQLAWLLYRNTGYTAHFDDVFIKGIDSILKVFSVEQDHGSSPYFFFRDTDLVTDTLTNGKGTPVARTGMTWSGFRPSDDTCTYHYLVPANMFAYVILGYIVRLFDDSNPNLPAKLNKPDIVQRARKLRDEIGKGIREFGRTRNQDGETVYAYETDGLGHATLMDDANIPNLLAAPYLGFCDENDPTYQTTRRTLLSDENPYYYSGRYASGIGSSHTKPNRVWPIALSVQGLTSDNKNEKARLLDTLATTTNGTHLMHESFDVNDPSLYTRPWFSWSNMMFCELVMDYFDIKVLH; encoded by the coding sequence ATGATTGCCAAAGCAAAGAAGAAACCACCTGAATCGGTTACGGATTTTATTCAGCGCATCCACGCGTTATGCGGCGACGAACACGCCTTATGGTCACAGACATTTGATAAGGCCTACGTGAGTACCCTGACCTCTGCCTTGAGGCTCGAAGATGATGGCACTACGTTTGCGCTTACCGGTGACATCCCTGCCATGTGGCTACGGGATTCGACAGCACAGGTTCGACCTTATCTACCGATAGCCGCCAATGACCCTGAAATGGCAAGAATAATTGGAGGTCTTTCCCGTCGACAGTTCTTCTATATCACCATCGATCCCTATGCCAACGCCTTCAATGAATTCCCGAACGGAGCATCGGGCAACCGCGATGACCAGACAGACAGCGATAGCCCATGGATTTGGGAACGTAAGTATGAAGTGGATTCGTTGTGCTATCCGGTTCAACTCGCCTGGCTGCTTTATCGCAATACAGGCTACACCGCCCATTTCGACGACGTCTTCATCAAAGGCATCGATTCCATACTCAAAGTTTTCAGCGTGGAACAGGATCATGGAAGTTCACCATATTTCTTTTTCAGGGACACCGATCTGGTCACCGACACCCTAACCAATGGGAAAGGTACTCCAGTAGCCAGAACCGGCATGACCTGGTCAGGATTTCGCCCGAGCGACGACACCTGCACCTACCACTATCTGGTACCTGCCAACATGTTCGCCTACGTAATTCTCGGTTATATCGTTCGTCTCTTCGATGACAGCAATCCGAATCTTCCTGCAAAATTGAACAAACCCGATATCGTGCAACGCGCAAGGAAACTACGAGACGAAATCGGCAAGGGTATACGCGAATTCGGCAGAACACGAAACCAGGACGGAGAAACCGTTTACGCTTACGAAACCGATGGGCTCGGCCACGCCACGCTGATGGACGACGCCAACATCCCCAATCTGCTTGCGGCACCATATCTGGGTTTCTGCGACGAGAACGACCCGACCTACCAAACGACCAGACGCACGCTTCTGAGCGACGAAAACCCATACTATTATTCCGGCCGTTATGCCTCCGGAATTGGTTCTTCCCACACCAAGCCGAATCGTGTCTGGCCCATCGCGCTATCGGTACAGGGACTTACCAGCGACAATAAGAACGAAAAGGCACGCCTGCTCGATACACTGGCCACCACCACCAACGGCACACATCTGATGCACGAAAGCTTCGACGTCAACGATCCGAGCCTATACACGAGGCCATGGTTCAGCTGGTCCAACATGATGTTCTGCGAGCTGGTCATGGATTACTTCGATATCAAAGTGCTGCACTGA
- the dtd gene encoding D-aminoacyl-tRNA deacylase, translated as MRIVLQKVSKADIDVVDEISGEIDTIFEPQHIGIGYVLLVGVSDEDGQEQIDWLARKISKLRVFEDENGKMNLSLAQVGGEILSVSQFTLFGDVRKGNRPSFINAGEPEHAKRIWLQFNEALRAEGVNVKEGRFGSHMRVSLTNDGPVTILFDTDELMAKH; from the coding sequence ATGAGAATCGTTTTGCAGAAAGTCAGTAAAGCCGATATCGACGTCGTCGACGAAATCAGCGGAGAAATCGACACCATATTCGAACCACAGCATATCGGCATCGGATATGTCTTGCTCGTCGGAGTCAGCGACGAGGACGGACAGGAACAGATCGATTGGCTGGCACGGAAAATCAGCAAACTGCGCGTCTTCGAGGACGAGAACGGAAAAATGAATCTTTCGTTGGCCCAGGTCGGTGGCGAAATCCTGTCGGTTTCACAGTTCACGCTGTTCGGCGATGTTCGAAAGGGCAACCGGCCAAGCTTCATCAATGCCGGTGAACCCGAACACGCCAAGCGCATCTGGCTTCAATTCAACGAGGCCCTACGAGCCGAAGGCGTCAACGTGAAAGAGGGCCGTTTCGGCTCGCATATGCGCGTAAGCCTGACCAACGACGGCCCGGTAACTATCCTCTTCGACACCGACGAGCTGATGGCCAAACACTGA
- a CDS encoding carbohydrate kinase, with protein MTKPIVVSLGELLWDMLPTGKRAGGAPVNFAYHAAMNGAEGHAISAVGEDPLGDELVEAIKKSGVESIVQRNAWPTSTVEVALKNGIPEYTIIKGVAWDHILYTRELINMVQKADAICYGTLALRSQESHDTIVELLKHAKPTAMKFFDINIRGDHYSKELIEELLGYATVFKINDAELLLLRDMFDIRGTSDEAACNWFMEKYNLNYVILTGGSTFSTIIAKDGESSTLDTPRVDVVDTVGAGDSFSGTFTAKILTGSSLQEAHRAAVNTAAFVCTQNGAWPEYPENIPDYLAEAEK; from the coding sequence ATGACCAAGCCAATCGTTGTATCTCTAGGAGAACTGCTCTGGGATATGCTCCCGACCGGCAAGCGCGCAGGCGGAGCCCCCGTCAATTTCGCCTATCACGCCGCGATGAACGGCGCGGAAGGCCACGCCATCAGCGCCGTCGGCGAAGACCCGTTGGGCGATGAACTCGTCGAAGCCATCAAGAAGTCCGGCGTCGAGTCCATCGTGCAGCGCAACGCATGGCCCACCTCCACCGTCGAGGTCGCACTCAAGAACGGCATCCCGGAATATACCATTATCAAAGGCGTGGCTTGGGACCACATCCTCTACACCCGCGAGCTGATCAACATGGTGCAGAAAGCCGACGCGATCTGCTACGGTACGCTCGCACTGCGCAGCCAGGAATCCCACGACACCATCGTCGAGCTCTTAAAGCACGCCAAGCCCACCGCCATGAAGTTCTTCGACATCAACATTCGCGGCGACCACTACTCCAAGGAACTGATCGAAGAACTGCTCGGCTATGCCACCGTCTTCAAGATCAACGACGCCGAACTCCTGCTGCTGCGCGACATGTTCGACATCCGCGGCACCTCCGACGAGGCGGCATGCAACTGGTTCATGGAAAAATACAACCTGAACTACGTCATCCTGACCGGAGGCTCGACCTTCAGCACCATCATCGCCAAGGACGGTGAATCCTCCACACTCGACACCCCACGCGTCGACGTGGTCGACACCGTAGGCGCCGGTGATTCCTTCTCCGGCACGTTCACCGCCAAGATTCTCACCGGCTCGTCGCTACAGGAAGCGCACCGCGCCGCCGTCAACACCGCCGCCTTCGTCTGCACGCAGAACGGCGCTTGGCCCGAGTATCCGGAAAACATTCCCGACTATCTGGCCGAAGCCGAGAAATAA
- a CDS encoding ROK family transcriptional regulator: MRDNSESSTPLAAAQTFSIDHLAPSTPDFSDDLAHASAPQSVVSERNRSRTLWHLYHYGVSSRAQIAKALGLTPAAITKITARLIEAGIVAETGDMKGSKRRRSIGLKIDTERFHFIGVKFARSLVQIGVFDLNGERLSLTDMPRVSDDTIDAAIASTHKTIDSLLETDHDIVAIGMAVPGPYLHGTGYAALVSSMPHWRNINFQKEFGQDCPVPVFIEQDARAGALAQRLFGGLDDAGSLAYFLLGEGVGLGVIENGRLIYGNLGASTELGHVSIDAVNGRKCECGNVGCLECYCSAGAIHQQIDKLGIIQGSATMTHIEACQALFALAEQQNANAGRVDEARRLVADIGRYVGYGCVTICNAFNPRRIVLGDIGALGGQQLLDAAQAMVNERVISEIAQSTEITLSSLPTDAAVLGAAATAITQFLDRPSYFRAAHPPGNTE; the protein is encoded by the coding sequence ATGCGTGACAACAGCGAATCCTCAACGCCTCTTGCTGCAGCACAGACCTTCTCCATCGACCACTTGGCGCCTTCGACGCCCGATTTTTCCGATGATTTGGCGCACGCCTCTGCTCCGCAATCCGTTGTTTCCGAACGCAACCGTTCACGGACTTTATGGCATCTCTACCACTATGGCGTCTCCTCGCGAGCGCAAATTGCCAAGGCGCTGGGACTGACACCCGCCGCCATCACGAAAATTACCGCACGTCTGATTGAGGCCGGCATTGTCGCCGAAACTGGCGATATGAAAGGCAGCAAACGCCGCAGGTCCATCGGATTAAAAATCGATACCGAACGATTTCATTTCATCGGTGTCAAATTCGCGCGCAGCTTGGTGCAAATCGGCGTCTTCGACTTGAACGGCGAGCGCCTGAGCCTCACGGACATGCCACGAGTCAGCGACGATACCATCGACGCAGCCATCGCTTCCACACACAAAACCATCGATTCCCTGCTCGAAACCGACCACGATATCGTCGCCATCGGCATGGCTGTGCCCGGCCCATACTTGCATGGCACCGGTTACGCCGCGCTGGTTTCCAGCATGCCGCATTGGCGTAATATCAACTTCCAAAAGGAATTCGGGCAAGACTGCCCTGTTCCCGTTTTCATCGAACAAGACGCTCGTGCCGGCGCTTTGGCACAGCGGCTGTTCGGTGGACTTGACGACGCCGGGAGTCTGGCGTACTTTCTGCTCGGCGAAGGCGTCGGCCTCGGGGTCATCGAAAACGGCAGGCTCATCTACGGCAATCTGGGTGCTTCCACGGAACTCGGGCATGTCTCCATTGACGCGGTCAACGGCAGGAAGTGCGAATGCGGCAATGTGGGATGCTTGGAATGTTATTGCTCCGCAGGCGCGATTCACCAGCAAATCGACAAGCTTGGCATCATCCAAGGCTCTGCGACAATGACGCATATCGAAGCATGCCAAGCGTTGTTTGCACTCGCCGAGCAGCAAAACGCCAATGCTGGACGCGTCGATGAGGCCCGTCGCCTGGTCGCCGACATCGGCCGTTACGTGGGCTACGGATGCGTCACCATCTGCAACGCCTTCAACCCCCGTCGTATCGTTTTGGGCGATATCGGAGCGCTTGGCGGGCAACAGCTGCTCGACGCGGCGCAGGCCATGGTCAATGAACGAGTCATCTCCGAAATCGCGCAATCCACCGAAATCACCCTTTCCAGCCTTCCCACCGACGCGGCCGTGCTCGGCGCCGCCGCCACGGCCATCACCCAGTTTTTGGATCGTCCCTCCTATTTCCGCGCCGCTCACCCGCCCGGAAATACTGAATGA
- a CDS encoding AGE family epimerase/isomerase, which yields MTNPKYELGTVANRTFMANETYELLNFGKGFPVPQGGSGWLDDEGRIDPSHGVQTWITGRMTHVYSIAAMLGYPGAVALVDAGLKGLTGILHDDENGGWYPSIQANGTPEEGKTCYPHAFVILSASSALLAGRPGAKELLDEVLKIYDEYFWDDEAGLVVDTWDSTFSKLDDYRGVNANMHTTEAFLAVADATGDNKYRVRAGRIIDHVVGWAENNHWRIPEHFGPDWSINLEYNTDKKDDQFKPYGATPGHGIEWARLITQWALSSFANRAGAKPYIDAAEHLFNQAVADGWNRNGTVGMAYTVDWNGEPVVTDRMHWTLAESLNTSSTLYKVTDKEEYLDWYATFAQYVDEHLIDHEKGSWFHQLDQSNHVIGTVWPGKSDVYHAFQSTLVPFLDPSVSIATAVKNAK from the coding sequence ATGACGAATCCGAAATACGAGCTGGGCACCGTGGCCAACCGTACGTTTATGGCCAACGAAACTTACGAACTGCTGAACTTCGGCAAGGGCTTTCCCGTACCACAAGGAGGTTCAGGATGGCTTGACGACGAAGGCCGCATCGATCCGTCGCACGGCGTACAGACCTGGATCACCGGACGCATGACGCATGTCTACTCCATCGCCGCAATGCTGGGCTATCCCGGGGCCGTTGCGCTGGTGGACGCCGGACTTAAGGGCTTGACCGGCATCCTGCACGACGACGAGAATGGCGGCTGGTATCCCTCAATCCAGGCTAACGGCACACCCGAAGAAGGCAAGACCTGCTATCCGCACGCTTTTGTCATCCTATCGGCGTCCTCGGCCCTGCTTGCGGGACGTCCCGGCGCGAAGGAACTACTAGACGAAGTCCTCAAAATCTACGACGAATATTTCTGGGATGACGAAGCAGGACTCGTCGTAGACACTTGGGATTCCACGTTCAGCAAGCTCGACGACTACCGTGGCGTCAACGCCAACATGCACACCACCGAGGCCTTCCTCGCCGTCGCCGACGCCACCGGCGACAACAAGTACCGTGTGCGCGCCGGCCGCATCATCGACCACGTCGTGGGTTGGGCGGAGAACAACCACTGGCGTATCCCGGAACATTTCGGCCCTGATTGGTCGATCAACCTCGAATACAACACCGACAAGAAGGACGACCAGTTCAAGCCTTACGGCGCCACCCCGGGCCACGGCATCGAATGGGCGCGTCTGATTACGCAGTGGGCGCTGAGCTCCTTTGCCAACCGCGCCGGAGCCAAACCGTATATCGATGCCGCCGAACACCTATTCAACCAAGCAGTCGCTGACGGTTGGAACCGAAACGGCACGGTTGGCATGGCCTACACCGTCGATTGGAACGGCGAACCGGTGGTCACCGACCGCATGCATTGGACGCTGGCCGAGTCGCTCAACACCTCTTCAACGCTTTACAAGGTCACTGACAAGGAAGAATATCTCGATTGGTATGCGACCTTCGCCCAGTATGTCGACGAACATCTGATCGACCACGAAAAGGGCAGCTGGTTCCACCAACTCGACCAGAGCAACCACGTCATCGGCACGGTATGGCCGGGCAAATCCGACGTCTATCATGCCTTCCAGTCCACGCTGGTGCCTTTCCTCGACCCGTCAGTCTCGATCGCCACGGCAGTGAAGAACGCAAAGTAA
- a CDS encoding DUF2806 domain-containing protein, with amino-acid sequence MSKAFVRLSHLLGIGDPAHVGRRDLKAERKAYKELYATDMPEGMKNVLWCGYLESVHGQENVAKILNGATQIANGYENWHNPDDVELDWLEKFREIAKRTNDDEKQLLMSKILNGELKSPGLLSKRTLDVIDSLSRGDADVLMLFFSYSFVLEAIPEDEEHICFVEPQDSEVFSRELLVRLEEMGVTASSIHENCKIPRDGRDILVAKGKKIHIDNEYSALAGFVSFHPLTSIGREIATFCPIGTVKINWKERVEEMIDHPLSERYDLSFPFYLNCF; translated from the coding sequence TTGTCAAAAGCATTTGTGCGGTTGTCGCATCTTTTAGGAATTGGTGATCCTGCACATGTGGGAAGACGTGATTTGAAGGCAGAACGAAAAGCTTACAAAGAGCTTTATGCGACTGATATGCCTGAGGGAATGAAGAACGTGCTTTGGTGCGGGTATTTGGAATCAGTTCATGGTCAAGAAAATGTAGCTAAGATTCTTAATGGTGCTACTCAAATAGCAAACGGATATGAAAACTGGCATAATCCGGATGATGTGGAGTTGGATTGGTTAGAGAAATTCAGAGAGATAGCAAAACGAACTAATGACGATGAGAAACAATTGTTGATGTCTAAGATCCTGAACGGTGAATTGAAAAGTCCGGGATTGTTGTCGAAACGCACTCTTGATGTGATTGATTCTCTTTCAAGAGGAGACGCCGATGTGCTAATGCTTTTCTTTTCTTATAGTTTTGTTCTCGAGGCAATTCCAGAGGATGAAGAGCATATTTGTTTTGTGGAACCCCAAGATTCTGAGGTGTTCTCTCGTGAGTTGCTGGTTCGACTTGAGGAAATGGGCGTAACTGCGTCGTCGATTCACGAGAATTGTAAGATACCTCGCGATGGCAGGGATATTCTTGTTGCCAAAGGTAAGAAGATTCATATTGACAACGAATATTCGGCTTTGGCGGGGTTCGTTTCTTTCCATCCTCTAACATCTATAGGAAGGGAAATTGCTACTTTTTGTCCAATAGGTACTGTCAAAATCAACTGGAAGGAGCGGGTTGAAGAAATGATTGACCATCCTCTGTCGGAGCGCTATGATTTGAGCTTCCCATTTTATCTGAACTGTTTTTAA
- a CDS encoding FtsQ-type POTRA domain-containing protein, with product MAGRRVTSGSGGKSGSRRRGRNGRGTASSPRRFSASDDEEMVNDFGVATGKRRKSGNSDFRYGENGRTSVDRSRRGSESGSGRQARSVVSGSTAGDDTTINPRRSSRRVAVSKTASDSGRSGRFDKTVQSSQSNQTVRSSHSPKSRNKKAVGFFHRRQAAKPKYGIDEPLTDADRGAKPQTARSPRSASSLGGPTKSSPGGFVDARALKNEDLVGETLSQTSSPLGVAARPKVIDFNARLKERRRISAWKTATKVLAALAVVALLAALGWVLFFSPVFLLDPHQISVSGENQWVSKSRIVSIADKQAGKSLLLVSGGDVEQELKDIPGVSMAKVEKIYPKGLKVSITAQEPAAMLKTPDGSETAVDGYGRVLNKVGDVSTKGIPVIEVGNVEASLRDRSVQQALKILNLLPHNMRGSITKVTAKTQDSITTELNGGQRVIVWGDASDMKLKKAVVDKIINDPTKIGDKHQVDVSAPLRPIIK from the coding sequence ATGGCCGGCCGCCGTGTAACCAGCGGAAGCGGGGGCAAAAGCGGTTCGCGTCGTCGTGGACGTAATGGCCGTGGCACTGCTTCGTCGCCGCGGAGGTTTTCGGCTTCTGACGACGAAGAGATGGTCAACGATTTCGGTGTAGCTACCGGAAAGCGTAGAAAATCAGGGAATTCGGATTTTCGTTACGGCGAGAACGGGCGAACATCTGTTGACCGGTCGAGGAGAGGTTCCGAAAGCGGTTCCGGGCGTCAGGCGCGTTCCGTGGTCTCTGGTTCAACTGCTGGCGATGACACGACGATAAATCCGCGTCGCAGCAGCCGCAGGGTTGCCGTTTCGAAAACTGCGTCGGATAGCGGACGCTCTGGTCGATTCGATAAAACAGTTCAATCAAGCCAGTCCAACCAAACCGTTCGATCCTCTCATTCTCCAAAATCACGCAATAAAAAAGCCGTCGGTTTTTTCCATCGCCGCCAAGCCGCCAAACCGAAATACGGCATCGATGAGCCGCTGACCGATGCCGACCGGGGTGCGAAGCCCCAGACTGCGCGCTCGCCGCGTTCGGCTTCCTCACTCGGTGGGCCTACCAAGAGTTCTCCCGGGGGCTTCGTCGATGCCAGAGCGCTCAAAAATGAGGATCTGGTGGGGGAGACCTTGAGCCAGACCTCCAGTCCGTTGGGCGTCGCGGCCCGTCCCAAGGTCATCGATTTCAATGCGCGTCTGAAGGAACGTCGGCGGATCAGCGCGTGGAAGACGGCGACCAAGGTCTTGGCAGCTCTCGCTGTCGTGGCGCTTTTGGCGGCGCTTGGGTGGGTGCTCTTCTTTTCGCCGGTCTTTCTGCTTGACCCGCATCAGATTTCCGTATCCGGCGAGAATCAGTGGGTCAGCAAATCCCGAATCGTTTCCATCGCTGATAAACAGGCCGGCAAATCGCTGCTGCTGGTTTCGGGCGGGGACGTCGAGCAGGAGCTGAAGGACATTCCCGGTGTTTCGATGGCCAAGGTCGAGAAAATATATCCTAAAGGGCTGAAAGTCAGTATCACCGCGCAAGAGCCGGCTGCCATGCTTAAGACGCCTGACGGCAGCGAAACCGCCGTCGACGGCTATGGCCGCGTGCTCAACAAGGTCGGCGACGTTTCCACCAAGGGCATCCCGGTCATCGAAGTCGGCAATGTGGAGGCGAGCCTTCGCGACCGTTCCGTCCAGCAGGCGTTGAAGATCCTGAACCTCCTTCCGCACAATATGCGCGGCTCCATCACCAAGGTCACCGCAAAAACGCAGGATTCGATTACCACGGAGCTCAACGGCGGCCAGCGCGTCATCGTCTGGGGCGACGCCTCCGACATGAAGCTCAAGAAGGCCGTGGTCGACAAGATCATCAACGACCCCACCAAGATCGGCGACAAGCATCAGGTCGACGTTTCCGCTCCGCTGCGCCCGATCATCAAATAA
- a CDS encoding DUF4365 domain-containing protein, with translation MENLTGTARTGSIGEQYMRLICSSAGYSSDKQGQDVNAIDINVEYPFAQQRVQVKCTTVPQWISNGNFLSYPIENQWKIKWKENEYPPIFVVVVIPDEDDLFDITDEGSLLRKTQGYWLRLDLENIPDTVHIPKTNRLNEDAVRSWETYLIQSKYPNTISEANQRR, from the coding sequence ATGGAAAATTTAACCGGAACTGCAAGGACAGGCAGTATCGGTGAACAATATATGCGATTGATTTGTTCATCGGCTGGTTATTCATCTGACAAACAAGGCCAAGATGTCAATGCAATAGATATCAATGTGGAATATCCTTTTGCTCAGCAGCGTGTCCAAGTGAAATGCACAACGGTTCCCCAATGGATATCAAATGGGAACTTCCTCTCATATCCGATTGAAAATCAGTGGAAAATAAAATGGAAAGAAAATGAGTATCCTCCGATTTTTGTGGTAGTTGTCATTCCTGACGAAGATGATTTGTTTGACATTACAGACGAAGGTAGCCTTTTAAGAAAGACGCAAGGATATTGGTTACGTCTCGATTTAGAAAATATTCCAGACACTGTACATATCCCTAAAACGAATAGACTGAATGAAGATGCGGTTAGGAGCTGGGAAACCTACTTGATACAGAGTAAGTATCCAAATACAATTTCGGAAGCTAATCAAAGGAGGTGA
- a CDS encoding NUDIX domain-containing protein produces MTTPSFILQLRKKIGHDLLWLNGVTGLVEDSQGRILLGQRADTGEWAMVYGINEPGEQPADTVVREIKEETGVDAEVTDLVAVVSSSDIITYENGDRTQYMDHSFLCRLKLGGNADPFVGDDESLKVGWFSRDNLPHPLAKSTVERLKIFDEYQRNKTRGDAHALFVTDGHLH; encoded by the coding sequence ATGACCACACCATCGTTCATTTTACAGCTGCGCAAGAAAATCGGGCACGATTTGCTCTGGCTCAATGGGGTCACCGGGCTTGTGGAGGATTCGCAGGGTCGGATTCTGCTGGGGCAGCGAGCAGATACCGGCGAATGGGCGATGGTGTATGGCATCAACGAGCCTGGCGAACAACCTGCCGATACCGTCGTGCGTGAAATCAAGGAGGAAACCGGCGTCGATGCCGAAGTCACCGACTTGGTCGCCGTCGTTTCGTCGTCGGACATCATCACTTACGAAAACGGCGACCGCACACAATATATGGACCATTCCTTCCTGTGCCGTCTCAAGCTGGGCGGCAACGCCGACCCATTCGTCGGCGACGACGAAAGCCTCAAAGTCGGCTGGTTCTCGCGTGACAATCTTCCCCATCCACTTGCGAAAAGCACCGTCGAGCGCCTCAAAATTTTCGACGAATACCAGCGCAACAAGACCAGAGGCGATGCCCACGCCTTGTTCGTCACCGACGGGCACCTTCACTGA
- a CDS encoding N-acetyltransferase: MVFAEQSGTTARRTGQKRQAFGTMKILMLSGHECSSDDQRALRGFQCCTSNSPEWEMDVQRYIRDLNVRHLKKDDSIDRMVLKVEGESTIYAFSEFGVVRETTEKTEGMYAISFIARNNIVRGKGVGYLMLDQTLHCLKDDAANNNRTPKVVTQINPGNAASVSLFSSYGFKDMGQDQELPEYHIWMLKFKPESFEDKPYLFEPITLD, from the coding sequence ATGGTCTTCGCTGAGCAAAGCGGCACGACAGCTCGGCGTACAGGACAAAAAAGACAAGCCTTTGGCACGATGAAAATCCTCATGCTCAGTGGTCATGAGTGTTCTTCTGACGATCAGAGGGCACTTCGTGGTTTTCAATGTTGCACGTCTAATTCTCCAGAGTGGGAAATGGACGTGCAACGGTATATACGGGACTTGAATGTCCGGCACTTGAAAAAGGACGACAGTATTGACCGTATGGTGCTGAAAGTCGAAGGAGAAAGTACTATTTACGCGTTCTCTGAATTCGGTGTCGTTCGTGAGACTACTGAAAAGACGGAAGGCATGTATGCCATTTCGTTTATAGCCCGGAACAACATTGTAAGAGGCAAGGGCGTCGGGTATCTGATGCTGGATCAGACACTGCATTGTCTGAAAGATGACGCAGCAAATAATAATCGCACTCCCAAGGTTGTTACTCAAATAAATCCTGGTAATGCCGCAAGTGTCTCTTTATTCTCGTCATACGGGTTTAAAGACATGGGTCAGGATCAAGAACTTCCCGAATATCATATTTGGATGCTCAAATTTAAGCCAGAATCATTTGAGGATAAGCCTTATCTTTTCGAACCTATAACACTGGATTAA